Proteins encoded in a region of the Populus nigra chromosome 3, ddPopNigr1.1, whole genome shotgun sequence genome:
- the LOC133690362 gene encoding uncharacterized protein LOC133690362 — MEYDERYLQAQTPKYSCLLFDLDDTLYPLSSGIAAACGKNIKDYMVERLGIEESKLAELGNLLYKNYGTTMAGLRAIGYDFDYDEYHSFVHGRLPYENLKPDPVLRGLLLSLPVRKVIFTNADKIHARKVLRKLGLEDCFEGIICFETLNPTHKSTVSDDEDDIEFVGSVVTPSTTNGSYTTTTSAPEIFDIVGHFAQPNPNSVLPKTPIVCKPSEAAIERALKIANINPQRTLFFDDSVRNIQAGKRVGLQTVLVGSSQRVKGADFALESIHNIRQALPELWETDIKSEVGYPGKVTVETPVTA, encoded by the exons ATGGAGTACGACGAACGCTACTTGCAGGCACAAACGCCAAAATATAGCTGCCTTCTGTTTG ATCTTGATGATACCCTTTATCCCCTTAGTTCCGGCATCGCAGCTGCATGTGGCAAGAATATTAAAG ATTATATGGTCGAAAGGCTGGGCATAGAGGAGAGCAAACTCGCTGAGTTGGGTAACCTTCTGTACAAGAATTATGGGACAACAATGGCTGGCCTCAGG GCAATTGGCTATGACTTTGACTATGATGAGTACCACAG TTTCGTTCATGGAAGATTGCCTTATGAGAACCTAAAACCAGACCCTGTTCTAAGAGGTCTTTTGCTTAGCTTGCCAGTTCGAAAAGTC ATCTTTACAAATGCAGACAAAATACATGCTCGTAAAGTTCTTAGAAAGCTTGGCTTAGAAGACTGTTTTGAAGGGATCATTTGCTTTGAGACTCTGAATCCTACCCATAAGAGCACTGTTTCTGATGATGAGGATGACATAGAATTTGTAGGATCAGTTGTTACTCCCTCTACAACTAATGGCTCTTACACAACTACAACTAGTGCTCCTGaaatttttgacattgttggacATTTTGCTCAACCAAACCCGAATTCGGTATTACCGAAGACACCTATTGTCTGCAAACCATCTGAGGCTGCCATCGAACGCGCTCTCAAGATAGCCAATATTAATCCCCAGAGAACT ctgTTCTTTGATGATAGTGTCCGGAATATACAGGCTGGAAAACGTGTGGGTCTGCAGACTGTTCTG GTTGGCTCTTCGCAAAGAGTTAAAGGTGCAGATTTTGCATTAGAAAGCATTCATAACATCAGGCAAGCACTACCAGAGCTTTGGGAAACTGACATTAAATCAGAAGTGGGTTATCCTGGCAAGGTTACAGTGGAGACACCTGTCACAGCTTAG
- the LOC133690058 gene encoding uncharacterized protein At5g02240 has product MTTTVTVTRVPLIFSGHFPNNKNGCASQSAVHFLGSSSTSSASRSSFSSSLTTTTRIRRAGFAVLASNSMAPSIVLVTGAGGRTGSIVYKKLKERSEQYVARGLVRTEESKEKIGGAEDVFVGDIRESESIIPAIQGIDSLIILTSAVPKMKPGSDPSKGRPEFYFEDGAFPEQVDWIGQKNQIDAAKAAGVKQIVLVGSMGGTNLNHPLNSLGNGNILVWKRKAEQYLADSGVPYTIIRAGGLQDKEGGVRELLVGKDDELLQTETRTIARADVAEVCIQALQCEEAQFKAFDLASKPEGTGTPTNNFKALFSQVTARF; this is encoded by the exons ATGACAACCACCGTCACCGTGACACGTGTTCCATTGATTTTCTCCGGTCATTTTCCTAATAATAAAAACGGGTGTGCTTCACAATCGGCCGTACACTTTTTAGGTAGCAGTAGCACTAGTAGTGCTAGTCGTAGCTCATTTTCTTCGTCACTAACAACAACAACGCGCATAAGGAGAGCAGGGTTCGCTGTATTAGCTTCAAATTCAATGGCTCCAAGCATTGTCCTTGTCACCGGAGCTGGTGGCAGAACTG GTTCCATAGTTTATAAGAAACTGAAGGAGAGGTCTGAACAATATGTTGCAAGGGGTTTGGTAAGAACTGAAGAGAGCAAGGAGAAAATTGGAGGAGCTGAGGATGTTTTTGTTGGGGATATAAGGGAATCCGAAAGCATCATTCCTGCGATCCAAGGAATTGATTCTCTGATCATCCTGACAAGTGCAGTGCCAAAGATGAAACCTGGGTCTGATCCATCCAAAGGCAGGCCTGAGTTCTATTTTGAAGATGGAGCATTTCCTGAGCAG gttGACTGGATTGGtcagaaaaatcaaatagatGCTG CTAAGGCCGCAGGAGTTAAGCAAATTGTGCTGGTTGGATCTATGGGTGGAACAAACCTAAATCATCCCTTGAACAGTTTGGGTAATGGGAATATACTG GTTTGGAAGAGAAAGGCTGAGCAGTATCTGGCCGACTCTGGTGTTCCATACACAATTATAAG GGCTGGAGGCCTGCAAGACAAAGAAGGAGGTGTCCGAGAATTACTTGTTGGAAAAGATGACGAGCTTCTTCAGACAGAGACAAGAACCATTGCCAGAGCTGATGTTGCAGAAGTCTGCATTCAG GCACTACAGTGCGAAGAGGCTCAATTTAAGGCATTTGATCTGGCCTCAAAACCAGAGGGAACTGGCACCCCAACCAATAATTTTAAGGCTCTCTTTTCTCAAGTCACTGCTCGTTTTTGA